One Fusarium falciforme chromosome 12, complete sequence DNA window includes the following coding sequences:
- a CDS encoding MR-MLE domain-containing protein, protein MSQRSIIKDIVITPVAFHDMPLLNSVGVHEPFALRSIIEVITEDHYGLGESYGDSTHLSRLQKAAEQIKGLSVHSTNLIYKKCVETLTDDTSTGGDGMAGMVTTASVTDKVFSPFEVACLDIQGKLAGVPVSDLLGGRVRDNVQYSAYLFYKWAGHPGDEDDEYGPALDPAGIVKQAKKIIDEYGFKAIKLKGGVFPPAQEVEAVKALHAAFPGLPLRLDPNAAWTVETSKWVAKELDGIVEYLEDPAPEIEGMAAVAKESPMPLATNMAVVSFDHLVPSIQQNAVQVVLSDHHFWGGLRKSQTLASICATWKMGLSMHSNSHLGISLAAMTHLASATPNLDYACDTHWPWKRRDEDVIVDDNLKWSDGGVTVPSLPGLGVELDRAKLARLHQQYLDCGLRKRDDTTYMRKFQPDFSAKIPKW, encoded by the coding sequence ATGTCCCAACGCAGTATTATCAAGGATATTGTCATCACGCCGGTGGCATTCCATGACATGCCCCTGCTGAACAGTGTGGGTGTTCATGAACCATTTGCACTGCGCAGCATCATCGAGGTCATCACCGAAGATCATTATGGCTTGGGTGAATCTTACGGAGATTCGACTCACTTGAGTCGTCTGCAAAAGGCCGCCGAGCAGATCAAGGGCCTCTCAGTACACAGCACAAACCTCATCTACAAGAAATGTGTCGAGACTCTGACTGACGACACAAGTACTGGGGGGGACGGCATGGCAGGCATGGTGACAACGGCCAGTGTTACCGATAAAGTCTTTTCCCCATTTGAAGTCGCCTGCCTTGACATCCAGGGCAAGCTGGCCGGTGTCCCTGTCAGTGACTTGCTGGGTGGACGTGTAAGAGACAATGTCCAATACTCGGCGTACCTCTTTTACAAGTGGGCGGGACACCccggcgacgaggacgatgagtACGGTCCAGCTTTAGATCCTGCTGGGATTgtcaagcaagcaaagaAGATCATCGATGAGTATGGCTTCAAGGCTATCAAACTCAAGGGAGGTGTCTTTCCTCCGGCCCAGGAGGTTGAGGCCGTAAAGGCGTTGCATGCTGCATTCCCAGGTCTACCCTTGAGACTCGACCCCAACGCTGCATGGACTGTCGAGACGTCCAAATGGGTCGCCAAGGAGCTTGATGGTATCGTCGAGTACTTGGAAGACCCCGCCCCGGAGATCGAAGGCATGGCAGCCGTGGCCAAAGAATCGCCCATGCCGCTGGCTACCAACATGGCCGTGGTGTCTTTTGACCATCTCGTCCCCTCCATTCAGCAGAACGCAGTCCAAGTGGTTCTTTCCGATCATCACTTCTGGGGCGGTCTTCGGAAATCACAAACATTGGCATCCATCTGCGCAACCTGGAAGATGGGCCTATCAATGCATTCCAATAGTCACCTGGGCATCTCACTTGCTGCCATGACACACTTGGCATCTGCAACCCCCAATCTCGACTATGCCTGTGATACTCACTGGCCGTGGAAGCGTCGTGACGAGGACGTCATCGTCGATGACAATCTCAAGTGGTCAGATGGTGGTGTGACTGTGCCCTCTTTGCCAGGACTGGGCGTTGAGCTTGACAGGGCGAAGTTGGCAAGGCTTCACCAGCAGTATCTCGACTGCGGATTGCGGAAACGAGACGACACTACCTATATGAGGAAATTCCAGCCAGACTTTTCCGCCAAGATTCCCAAGTGGTGA
- a CDS encoding PKS-ER domain-containing protein: MATHTIRKVVITAFGGPSNVEVVTAEIPPPAKKEVQVDVIYAGFSGGDINMRLGSYPMQKSAPLTPGYCFVGRVSVNGSKASRFAPGALVGAVTVYDSEAQKINIDEKYLIPVPESVDMREAVGIVLDWNTAYGLVHRATNLVGKGQRVFIHCISGAVGYALMTLCLLEGADVYGTASERNHASLRELGVTPFTYANKNWMDEMKKRGGAHVVYDPIGFESWDESWDILITDEPSRLVGFGGNMNIIQGDSAKTRSQFPAQAKLLAKNGCLFTKRSTSFYYIDRDRSTFMEDALAIMQLLADGKIEVPIKQIWDMENIREPHENWGKVPGMGSCLVRVDPTA; this comes from the coding sequence ATGGCCACTCATACCATCCGCAAGGTCGTCATTACCGCCTTTGGCGGCCCCTCCAACGTCGAGGTTGTCACTGCCGAGATTCCCCCccctgccaagaaggaggtgcAGGTAGATGTCATCTACGCGGGTTTCTCGGGCGGCGACATCAACATGCGTCTGGGTTCATACCCCATGCAGAAATCTGCACCCCTGACACCTGGGTATTGCTTCGTTGGTCGTGTTAGCGTCAACGGTAGCAAAGCTTCCAGGTTTGCGCCAGGAGCCCTTGTTGGCGCTGTAACAGTCTATGACTCTGAGGCCCAAAAGATTAACATTGACGAAAAATACTTGATTCCCGTTCCCGAGAGCGTCGACATGAGGGAAGCCGTAGGAATCGTCCTGGACTGGAACACGGCTTACGGTCTGGTCCATCGAGCAACCAACCTGGTCGGAAAGGGACAACGAGTCTTTATCCACTGCATCAGCGGTGCCGTTGGCTACGCACTTATGACACTATGCCTGCTTGAGGGTGCTGATGTGTATGGTACCGCCTCGGAGCGAAATCACGCTTCTCTCCGGGAGCTGGGAGTCACTCCATTCACCTACGCCAACAAGAactggatggatgagatgaagaagcGTGGCGGCGCGCATGTTGTCTACGACCCTATCGGTTTCGAAAGTTGGGACGAATCCTGGGATATTCTCATTACCGATGAGCCTAGCCGATTGGTTGGCTTTGGCGGCAACATGAACATCATCCAGGGAGACTCCGCCAAGACTCGATCCCAGTTTCCGGCTCAGGCCAAGCTCCTTGCCAAGAATGGCTGTCTCTTCACCAAGAGAAGCACGAGCTTTTACTACATTGACCGCGATCGCTCCACCTTCATGGAAGATGCCTTGGCCATCATGCAGCTTCTCGCTGACGGAAAGATCGAGGTCCCCATCAAGCAGATTTGGGACATGGAGAACATTCGGGAGCCTCATGAGAACTGGGGCAAGGTCCCCGGCATGGGTTCGTGCCTTGTTCGGGTGGATCCCACTGCATAA
- a CDS encoding AB hydrolase-1 domain-containing protein yields the protein MSCSSKAILVITGAWHVLKHYHKLIEQLEAKGVRVIREQLPTNNNAIPPNATADDYGKFIKDIIARESAAGTQLTVIGHSYGGLIASAALADFAVATGSGKGGVTNIILMCAFIPQENDSLAGLFGGQLPPYLTSISNGTIVWTDPIGHLYNDLPVEEAEWAEKLMVAHGHKTQYTPIDCIKVAWRVIPLTYIVCENDQALPGLVQDMMIAKVKEQAISVRQYRLQASHSPFLSMPDKVAGIVMNSAGELNVDLPS from the coding sequence ATGTCTTGTTCTTCTAAGGCCATTCTTGTGATTACAGGAGCTTGGCATGTTCTAAAACACTATCACAAGCTCATTGAGCAACTCGAAGCCAAGGGGGTGAGGGTTATTCGCGAGCAACTGCCCACAAATAACAACGCCATACCGCCAAATGCAACAGCAGATGATTATGGAAAGTTCATCAAAGACATCATCGCCAGAGAGTCTGCCGCAGGAACGCAGCTCACGGTTATTGGGCATTCCTATGGCGGATTGATTGCTTCCGCAGCGTTGGCGGACTTTGCCGTGGCGACGGGCTCTGGCAAAGGTGGTGTCACCAACATCATCTTGATGTGCGCCTTTATCCCACAAGAGAACGACTCACTCGCTGGCCTTTTTGGAGGACAATTGCCGCCGTACCTGACTTCGATATCGAATGGTACCATCGTCTGGACAGACCCCATTGGCCACTTATACAACGATCTTCCCGTGGAGGAGGCTGAATGGGCAGAAAAACTGATGGTTGCCCATGGTCACAAGACGCAGTATACCCCGATTGACTGCATCAAGGTGGCATGGAGAGTCATCCCTTTGACATACATTGTTTGCGAAAACGACCAAGCCTTGCCCGGACTTGTGCAGGATATGATGATTGCCAAGGTTAAAGAGCAAGCCATCTCGGTGAGACAGTATCGGCTACAAGCTTCTCACAGCCCCTTTCTTAGCATGCCCGATAAAGTTGCTGGAATCGTTATGAACTCGGCGGGTGAACTCAATGTGGACCTACCTAGCTGA
- a CDS encoding N-acetyltransferase domain-containing protein, with the protein MDIVIHTARADEIPAILDFVGKARADMFPMLDPKSHKKTVERELVSFKGTYLEHSNGAFLTARADGRLIATIGYLNYDGRFPQLKFSHERVVEVVRLYVDPAWRRAGLASKLFAALEQTARQAGIKQLYLHTHPFLTGARSFWERQGFSVLCVDEDPVWQTTHMSRLLEG; encoded by the coding sequence ATGGACATTGTCATCCACACAGCTAGGGCCGATGAGATTCCAGCCATTTTGGACTTTGTTGGAAAGGCCCGCGCCGACATGTTTCCGATGCTGGACCCGAAATCCCACAAGAAGACAGTGGAGCGCGAACTTGTCAGCTTCAAGGGGACCTACCTGGAGCACTCCAATGGTGCCTTCTTAACAGCCCGGGCCGATGGTCGTCTGATCGCAACCATTGGCTATCTCAACTACGACGGGCGTTTCCCACAACTCAAGTTCAGTCATGAGCGAGTCGTCGAGGTGGTCCGGCTCTACGTCGACCCAGCCTGGCGCCGGGCCGGGTTGGCCTCGAAGCTGTTTGCGGCCCTGGAACAGACTGCGCGCCAAGCAGGGATCAAGCAACTGTACTTACACACCCACCCCTTCTTAACCGGCGCACGGAGTTTCTGGGAGCGGCAGGGCTTTTCTGTTCTTTGTGTTGATGAAGACCCGGTGTGGCAGACGACGCACATGAGCCGGCTTTTGGAAGGTTAA
- a CDS encoding TauD domain-containing protein has product MSTTTTQTSGSTTTVKLAFDTTLHNKYKYGAYLPVYDETTTFPPLQSFEFNDRGLVANKAKSNLFPEGNSEVQVSKITPVIGTEIRGLQLSQLNDLQKDELALLIAERGVVVFRDQDFKDIGIQKQKEFGRYFGPLHIHPTGAHIKDHLEFHNIYLGPDNEYRNESKLDKLSTIGYHSDVSYEHQPPGITILTLLSVPPSGGDTIWASQTAAYARLSTPIKTLLEGLRAEHSGYPQAEKAHRDGRHVRRQSVKSEHPIVRIHPATGQKALFIQPGFTKRIIGLKQEESDGLLKILFKHIAQGQDFQARVRWEEGTVALWDNRVTAHTAVNDYNVHNPQEGLRHGFRITTLADKPIGVNGLESVW; this is encoded by the exons ATGTCTACTACCACCACTCAGACCTCAGGCTCGACCACTACGGTCAAGTTGGCCTTTGACACTACACTGCACAACAAGTACAAATATGGTGCTTATCTCCCGGTGTACGATGAGACAACCACATTTCCACCACTTCAATCATTTGAGTTCAACGACCGTGGACTGGTTGCGAACAAGGCCAAATCCAATCTCTTCCCAGAAGGCAATTCCGAGGTGCAGGTTTCCAAGATAACTCCCGTTATCGGAACCGAGATCCGTGGCCTTCAGCTTTCCCAGTTGAATGATTTGCAAAAGGACGAGTTGGCCCTCTTGATTGCCGAGCGCGGTGTCGTTGTTTTCCGAGACCAGGATTTCAAGGACATCGGTATtcagaagcagaaggagtTTGGTCGCTACTTTGGCCCACTGCATATCCAT CCAACTGGAGCGCACATCAAGGACCATCTGGAGTTTCACAACATCTATCTTGGCCCAGATAACGAATACCGGAATGAGAGCAAGCTTGACAAGCTGTCCACCATAGGCTATCACTCTGATGTGTCATACGAACACCAGCCACCAGGTATCACCATCCTGACTTTGCTGTCTGTACCACCTTCAGGCGGAGACACAATTTGGGCAAGCCAAACTGCTGCATATGCTAGACTGAGTACTCCAATCAAGACTCTTCTGGAGGGTCTACGCGCCGAGCATAGCGGATACCCGCAGGCAGAAAAGGCGCATCGAGATGGCCGGCATGTGAGACGGCAGTCTGTGAAGAGTGAGCATCCCATTGTCAGGATCCATCCG GCTACCGGACAGAAGGCGTTGTTTATCCAGCCGGGTTTCACTAAGCGTATCATCGGGCTTAAGCAAGAAGAATCTGACGGGTTGCTCAAGATTCTGTTCAAG CATATTGCGCAAGGGCAGGACTTCCAGGCTCGAGTGAGGTGGGAGGAAGGGACTGTTGCACTTTGGGACAACAGAGTTACTGCTCACACCGCTGTCAATGACTACAATGTGCATAATCCACAGGAAGGACTACGACATGGATTCCGAATCACTACCCTGGCTGATAAGCCCATTGGCGTGAATGGGCTAGAAAGCGTTTGGTAG
- a CDS encoding Arrestin-C domain-containing protein translates to MQPSTGRIFGGQHFSSPLNRESACACSLFEIRLERDVIVFRGGEDEATDQILKGAVVLCLKSPLKVETIQLCFGGTLRQSWTSDPGISHSNAILMHKWPPFVRTDDKNTTLPSGNYEWPFEYVIPSGTAETVEGMPEASIIYSLEATMNRSKLGRQQHARKRVRIIRTLPLTALEFVHTMRIENLWVDKIDYSVTIPTKAIVLGGSTTLDMRFTPLAKGLVLGRIEVTLWELCEFSAQSRHRIYSRDHQVQRIVKRWEFDATDQDWQDCIEETGEEGWVMNKTLDIPRRLCECIQDLEVQGIKVKHKVKVFIPLRNLDGHMSKLDMALPVHVFISPNMPPDEEGNIAHQTTGSPGLMPGIDVPPEYGEHVLDQVFDHRSGWQHTASQQDSSIQPSSSPRAHASWRLISATCTQTEQQANSSASTSQPNAADVAAYISSETIDESIELAELSRVPTYGTAVRSPLRSRVEAGDSLLPDYMTVVAGRENETRC, encoded by the exons ATGCAACCATCCACTGGACGTATTTTCGGTGGCCAACATTTCAGCTCGCCCTTGAACCGCGAATCCGCCTGTGCATGTTCCCTTTTCGAAATTCG ACTCGAAAGAGATGTCATTGTGTTTCggggcggcgaggatgaagcCACCGACCAGATTCTGAAAGGGGCTGTGGTGCTCTGCTTGAAATCACCACTCAAGGTCGAAACAATTCAACTTTGTTTCGGCGGTACTCTCCGCCAGTC GTGGACATCGGACCCAGGCATATCTCATAGCAATGCCATACTCATGCACAAATGGCCCCCATTTGTGAGGACGGATGACAAGAACACGACCTTGCCATCTGGAAACTACGAATGGCCGTTTGAGTATGTCATCCCGAGTGGCACTGCTGAGACGGTGGAGGGGATGCCTGAAGCAAGCATCATTTATAGCCTGGAGGCTACTATGAATCGAAGCAAACTGGGGCGCCAACAGCATGCTCGGAAGCGAGTTCGCATAATCCGCACGTTACCTCTCACCGCTCTGGAGTTCGTGCATACGATGAGAATCGAAAATCTCTGGGTCGACAAGATTGACTACTCAGTGACTATTCCTACAAAGGCTATAGTACTTGGTGGCTCAACCACTTTGGACATGCGATTCACACCTCTTGCCAAAGGTCTGGTGTTGGGACGCATCGAGGTGACTCTGTGGGAACTTTGCGAGTTTTCAGCTCAAAGCAGGCACCGAATTTATTCAAGGGATCACCAGGTCCAGCGTATCGTCAAGCGCTGGGAGTTTGATGCAACTGATCAGGACTGGCAAGACTGCATCGAGGAGACCGGAGAGGAAGGCTGGGTTATGAACAAGACGCTCGATATCCCAAGGAGGCTTTGCGAATGCATCCAAGACTTGGAGGTACAAGGCATCAAGGTTAAgcacaaggtcaaggtgttTATCCCGCTGCGAAACCTGGATGGACATATGTCCAAA CTCGACATGGCTTTACCTGTCCACGTTTTTATCTCTCCAAATATGCCTCCAGACGAAGAAGGTAACATCGCCCACCAAACGACAGGATCACCAGGTTTGATGCCTGGGATTGATGTACCACCAGAGTATGGAGAACATGTGCTCGACCAAGTATTTGATCATAGATCTGGCTGGCAACATACTGCATCTCAACAGGATTCGAGTATCcaaccatcctcctcgccccgCGCCCACGCGTCATGGCGACTTATATCAGCAACTTGCACTCAGACAGAGCAGCAAGCCAACTCCAGCGCCTCAACATCACAACCCAACGCTGCTGATGTAGCAGCATATATATCGTCCGAGACGATCGATGAATCCATCGAACTGGCTGAGTTAAGCAGAGTCCCTACATACGGTACAGCGGTGCGGAGCCCCTTGCGCTCCCGCGTAGAAGCTGGAGACTCCCTACTTCCTGATTACATGACAGTAGTTGCAGGCAGAGAAAACGAAACTCGTTGTTAG